A window of the Natronomonas salina genome harbors these coding sequences:
- a CDS encoding transcriptional regulator, giving the protein MQGADRTTRQRIADFLRGQPAEAATLAEEFGITTASALSHVEHIAKSLEGTDEQLLAAPPECRDCGFDEFDDLTNRPSRCPECKSENVGEPVFTID; this is encoded by the coding sequence ATGCAGGGTGCAGACCGGACGACCCGGCAGCGGATCGCCGACTTCCTCCGGGGCCAGCCAGCCGAGGCCGCCACGCTCGCCGAGGAGTTCGGTATCACCACGGCGTCGGCGCTCTCTCACGTCGAGCACATCGCGAAGTCCCTGGAGGGCACCGACGAGCAACTCCTCGCGGCGCCGCCGGAGTGCCGCGACTGCGGCTTCGACGAGTTCGACGACCTCACGAACCGGCCGTCGCGCTGTCCCGAGTGCAAGAGCGAGAACGTCGGCGAGCCGGTCTTTACGATCGACTAG
- a CDS encoding geranylgeranyl reductase family protein: MTTFEYDVVIVGAGTAGCYAGATIAEAGYDVVIVDRKDEEEAGHIACGDALKGANKFPESIPKSHIEDSFTNTDVDHGQFEIPQEDVVLDIPVPGELAVIDRWDYGRRIIDGADRAGAEFHYDTIVQDVVQEDDGRVTGLKARKQGESLTYEAEIVLDGAGALSILQDKADLEDATFDTNVNYSQFASAYREVIEVEEPVEWSDALVFKPTKRAAGYLWYFPRTPTEINVGLGFQMNEEPMKLVQDLREDISQRPELQGATVKDKLGAALPTRRPYDSAVAPGYMAIGDAAAHVNPISGGGIAGAAYAGQYAGEQAVEAIEDGDVGEENLWRYNERVMDHYGGRYAALDIYNIFSTAYDLDDLLALLGALPGDSISEALYSGSANVGLGLKLKVAYETFGHWGTLKNLYDTKKLADRLLEHYESYPSSPDGFPEWRRQRDRIMDDIYAETGAEPKY; encoded by the coding sequence ATGACCACGTTCGAGTACGACGTCGTGATCGTCGGCGCCGGCACCGCCGGCTGTTACGCCGGCGCGACGATCGCAGAGGCCGGATACGACGTCGTCATCGTCGACCGGAAGGACGAGGAGGAGGCGGGTCACATCGCCTGCGGCGACGCGCTCAAGGGAGCCAACAAGTTCCCCGAGTCGATCCCGAAGTCCCACATCGAGGACTCCTTCACCAACACGGACGTCGACCACGGCCAGTTCGAGATCCCCCAGGAGGACGTCGTCCTCGACATCCCGGTGCCCGGCGAACTGGCGGTCATCGACCGCTGGGACTACGGCCGGCGCATCATCGACGGCGCCGACCGTGCCGGCGCGGAGTTCCACTACGACACCATCGTCCAGGACGTCGTCCAGGAGGACGACGGGCGGGTGACCGGGCTGAAGGCCCGCAAGCAGGGCGAGTCGCTGACCTACGAGGCCGAGATTGTCCTCGACGGGGCGGGCGCGCTCTCGATCCTGCAGGACAAGGCGGACCTCGAGGACGCGACCTTCGACACGAACGTCAACTACTCGCAGTTCGCCTCGGCGTACCGCGAGGTCATCGAGGTCGAGGAGCCGGTCGAGTGGTCCGACGCCCTGGTGTTCAAGCCGACGAAGCGCGCGGCGGGCTACCTGTGGTACTTCCCGCGGACGCCGACGGAGATCAACGTCGGCCTCGGCTTCCAGATGAACGAGGAGCCGATGAAGCTCGTCCAGGACCTCCGTGAGGACATCAGCCAGCGCCCCGAACTGCAGGGCGCGACGGTCAAGGACAAGCTCGGCGCCGCGCTGCCGACCCGTCGGCCCTACGACTCGGCGGTCGCCCCCGGCTACATGGCCATCGGCGACGCCGCCGCACACGTCAACCCGATCAGCGGCGGCGGCATCGCGGGGGCCGCCTACGCCGGGCAGTACGCCGGCGAGCAGGCAGTCGAAGCCATCGAGGACGGCGACGTCGGCGAAGAGAACCTCTGGCGGTACAACGAGCGGGTGATGGACCACTACGGCGGCCGCTACGCGGCCCTCGACATCTACAACATCTTCTCGACGGCCTACGACCTCGACGACCTGCTGGCGCTGCTCGGCGCGCTCCCCGGCGACAGCATCTCCGAGGCGCTGTACTCCGGGTCGGCGAACGTCGGCCTCGGGCTGAAGCTGAAGGTGGCCTACGAGACGTTCGGCCACTGGGGGACGCTGAAGAACCTCTACGACACGAAGAAGCTCGCCGACCGGCTCCTGGAGCACTACGAGTCGTACCCCTCCAGTCCGGACGGCTTCCCGGAGTGGCGCCGCCAGCGCGACCGGATCATGGACGACATCTACGCCGAGACCGGCGCCGAGCCGAAGTACTAG
- a CDS encoding DUF373 family protein: MSTLVVCVDRDGGLGPDGPVVGWEAVQALVTDVGIDDPEDSRVNCLLETLRVARDLRDDGEEAIVAVVAGGGDSVNSDRAVARQTDGLVEEFAPDSAVVVTDSASDERLVPIIESRIRVDAVDRVVVRQSHDIQSTYYLLKQFLGDEELRGTILVPIGAALLAFPVLLLLADSVTIALSAIASVIGTFLLYKGLGIDDFVSSLPRKVRDAFYSGQVSLVTYVVGAGLAFIGIFAGGISVSGMGDVSELLLGLRFLYVSVPWFAAAALAAATGRLIDELLAEEDVSGALMNLPFGVVAIGLVVRGFTGYFLERADVLGRLVIQPIAVGPISVEGFTLSIWGRLATYVAAGILVSFVGVAFTSRMNDSESRLEEYPE, from the coding sequence GTGAGTACGCTGGTCGTATGCGTCGATCGCGACGGCGGGCTCGGTCCCGACGGTCCCGTCGTCGGCTGGGAGGCCGTCCAGGCGCTGGTCACCGACGTCGGCATCGACGACCCCGAAGACAGCCGCGTCAACTGCCTGCTGGAGACCCTCCGCGTCGCCCGCGACCTCCGCGACGACGGCGAAGAAGCCATCGTCGCCGTCGTCGCCGGCGGCGGCGACAGCGTCAACAGCGACCGCGCCGTCGCGCGCCAGACGGACGGACTCGTCGAGGAGTTCGCGCCGGACTCCGCCGTCGTGGTCACCGACTCCGCCAGCGACGAGCGACTCGTCCCCATCATCGAGAGCCGGATCCGGGTCGACGCTGTCGACCGGGTCGTCGTCCGGCAGTCCCACGACATCCAGTCGACGTACTACCTGCTGAAGCAGTTCCTCGGCGACGAGGAGCTTCGCGGGACGATCCTCGTCCCCATCGGCGCCGCCCTCCTGGCGTTCCCGGTGCTCCTGCTGCTGGCCGACAGCGTCACGATCGCCCTGTCGGCGATCGCCTCCGTCATCGGCACGTTCCTCCTCTACAAGGGCCTCGGCATCGACGACTTCGTCTCGTCGCTCCCCCGGAAGGTCCGCGACGCCTTCTACTCCGGGCAGGTCTCCCTCGTGACCTACGTCGTCGGCGCCGGACTGGCGTTCATCGGCATCTTCGCCGGCGGGATCAGCGTCTCGGGGATGGGCGACGTCAGCGAACTCCTGCTCGGGCTCCGATTCCTCTACGTCAGCGTCCCCTGGTTCGCCGCCGCCGCGCTGGCGGCGGCGACGGGACGCCTCATCGACGAACTGCTGGCCGAGGAGGACGTCTCCGGCGCGCTGATGAACCTCCCCTTCGGCGTCGTCGCCATCGGCCTCGTGGTCCGCGGCTTCACCGGCTACTTCCTCGAGCGCGCCGACGTGCTCGGTCGGCTGGTCATCCAGCCGATCGCGGTCGGCCCGATCTCGGTCGAGGGGTTCACCCTCTCGATCTGGGGACGACTCGCGACCTACGTCGCGGCGGGCATCCTCGTCAGCTTCGTCGGGGTCGCCTTCACCTCGCGGATGAACGACTCGGAGTCGCGGCTCGAGGAGTACCCCGAGTGA
- a CDS encoding nascent polypeptide-associated complex protein, which produces MFGGGGGLNPRKMKQMMNQMGIDLEDIDAEEVIIRTPEEELVFHNAEVQRMDAQGQQTYQVVGEPDSRPRGEGGDTDEAGAIEDADASGGGSSSDFSEQDVEIVAQRAGVPEETARETLEETGDLAAAVQQLEDE; this is translated from the coding sequence ATGTTCGGAGGAGGCGGCGGACTGAACCCGCGCAAGATGAAGCAGATGATGAACCAGATGGGGATCGACCTCGAGGATATCGACGCCGAGGAGGTCATCATCCGGACCCCCGAGGAGGAACTCGTCTTCCACAACGCCGAGGTCCAGCGGATGGACGCCCAGGGCCAGCAGACCTACCAGGTCGTCGGCGAGCCCGACTCCCGACCGCGAGGCGAAGGGGGCGACACCGACGAGGCCGGCGCCATCGAGGACGCCGACGCCAGCGGCGGCGGTTCGAGCAGCGACTTCTCGGAGCAGGACGTCGAGATCGTCGCCCAGCGAGCCGGCGTGCCGGAGGAGACGGCCCGCGAGACCCTGGAGGAGACCGGCGACCTGGCGGCGGCCGTCCAGCAGCTCGAGGACGAGTGA
- a CDS encoding diphthine--ammonia ligase, producing the protein MDPWVSLFSGGKDSSWALYRALEAGEPVERLVTVHPAGDSYMYHVPATELASLAAESVGIPLVDVRPDDFEADADATEDSSARGDRELEPLEDALVDLSGELGGIGGVTAGAVESSYQTTRIEAMCERLDAELFAPLWQQDPRELADAMLDAGFEITIIRVAAYGLDESWLGRTLDADAIAELEALNDEYGVHVLGEGGEFETLVTDGPHMERPIELEYDTEFDGTRGSLIVEDAWLG; encoded by the coding sequence ATGGATCCGTGGGTGAGCCTGTTCTCGGGCGGGAAGGACTCCTCCTGGGCGCTCTACCGGGCGCTGGAGGCGGGCGAGCCGGTCGAACGGCTCGTCACCGTCCACCCGGCCGGCGACTCCTACATGTACCACGTTCCGGCGACCGAACTCGCGTCGCTGGCCGCAGAGAGCGTCGGCATCCCGCTGGTCGACGTCCGCCCGGACGACTTCGAGGCCGACGCCGACGCGACCGAGGACTCGAGTGCCCGTGGCGACCGCGAACTCGAACCGCTCGAGGACGCGCTGGTCGACCTCTCCGGGGAACTCGGCGGTATCGGCGGCGTCACCGCTGGCGCCGTCGAGAGCAGCTACCAGACCACCCGCATCGAGGCGATGTGCGAGCGGCTGGACGCCGAGCTGTTCGCGCCGCTGTGGCAGCAGGACCCCCGCGAGCTCGCGGACGCGATGCTCGACGCCGGCTTCGAGATCACGATCATCCGGGTGGCGGCCTACGGCCTGGACGAGTCGTGGCTGGGGCGGACCCTCGACGCCGACGCGATCGCCGAACTCGAGGCGCTGAACGACGAGTACGGCGTCCACGTCCTCGGCGAGGGCGGGGAGTTCGAGACCCTCGTCACCGACGGCCCGCACATGGAGCGGCCGATCGAACTGGAGTACGACACCGAGTTCGATGGCACCCGGGGTTCCCTAATCGTCGAAGACGCGTGGCTCGGGTAG
- a CDS encoding amidase — MSLYFRSAVEIAEDVRSGELDPVDVVDDFVDHIHERNEVTNAYVTVLDEDARERAREVREQVEAGEDLPLAGVPLAMKDLSETKAGVRHTMGLKPLTDNVAEETSVTIRRLEDAGAVVVGTTNTPELGHTPVTDNMLQGPTGTPFDPERNAGGSSGGSAGALADGLCALATGSDVGGSLRNPASCCGVASVKPTMGLVPRGNQVNGFRGHTPVGVLGPMARDVESLGLMLDVLAGRHRVDPFSVPKQADYAAAAADPLDPEDLSLAYSPDLDVFAVEPEVREAVRSTLDDLEAAGATVDEVTLETPSKGDLTHAYSVAVTTFFSTAVAEIEQSLGVDLLDDHAEEVPTDLQTLVSMGDSHDIAEYARADFPRTDLYHAVEDALEGYDALVCPTLATLPLGLQADFPAEIDGEPTGGMPTAWMLSWLFNMTGHPVVNVPADTAEGLPVGMQLVGETFSEPQLLGVARAVEETSPWSYPGA, encoded by the coding sequence ATGAGTCTCTACTTCCGGTCCGCGGTCGAGATCGCCGAGGACGTCCGCTCGGGAGAACTGGACCCAGTCGACGTCGTCGACGACTTCGTCGACCACATCCACGAACGGAACGAGGTGACGAACGCCTACGTCACGGTCCTCGACGAGGACGCGCGCGAACGGGCCCGCGAAGTCCGAGAGCAGGTCGAAGCGGGCGAGGACCTCCCGCTGGCCGGCGTCCCGCTGGCGATGAAGGACCTCTCGGAGACGAAGGCGGGCGTCCGGCACACGATGGGCCTGAAGCCGCTCACCGACAACGTCGCCGAGGAGACCAGCGTCACCATCCGACGCCTCGAGGACGCCGGCGCCGTCGTCGTCGGGACCACCAACACCCCCGAACTCGGTCACACGCCCGTGACGGACAACATGCTCCAGGGGCCGACCGGGACGCCGTTCGACCCCGAGCGCAACGCCGGCGGCTCCTCCGGCGGGTCGGCCGGCGCGCTCGCCGACGGCCTCTGCGCGCTGGCGACCGGCTCGGACGTCGGCGGCTCGCTGCGGAACCCCGCGTCCTGCTGCGGCGTCGCCTCGGTGAAGCCGACGATGGGCCTCGTCCCCCGGGGCAACCAGGTGAACGGCTTCCGCGGCCACACCCCCGTCGGCGTCCTGGGGCCGATGGCCCGCGACGTCGAGAGCCTCGGACTGATGCTCGACGTCCTCGCCGGCCGCCACCGCGTCGACCCCTTCAGCGTCCCGAAGCAGGCCGACTACGCCGCCGCGGCCGCCGACCCGCTGGACCCCGAGGACCTGTCGTTGGCGTACTCGCCGGACCTCGACGTCTTCGCCGTCGAGCCCGAGGTCCGCGAGGCCGTCCGGTCCACGCTCGACGACCTCGAGGCCGCCGGCGCCACCGTCGACGAGGTCACCCTCGAGACGCCGTCGAAGGGCGACCTGACCCACGCCTACAGCGTCGCGGTCACGACGTTCTTCTCGACCGCCGTCGCCGAGATCGAGCAGTCGCTGGGCGTGGACCTCCTCGACGACCACGCCGAGGAGGTGCCGACGGACCTCCAGACGCTCGTCTCGATGGGCGACAGCCACGACATCGCCGAGTACGCCCGCGCCGACTTCCCCCGGACCGACCTCTACCACGCCGTCGAAGACGCCCTCGAGGGGTACGATGCCCTCGTCTGCCCGACGCTTGCCACCCTCCCGCTCGGCCTGCAGGCGGACTTCCCCGCCGAGATCGACGGCGAGCCCACCGGCGGGATGCCGACCGCGTGGATGCTCTCGTGGCTGTTCAACATGACCGGCCACCCCGTGGTCAACGTCCCCGCCGACACCGCGGAGGGTCTGCCCGTCGGGATGCAGCTCGTCGGCGAGACGTTCTCGGAGCCGCAGCTCCTCGGCGTCGCTCGCGCCGTCGAAGAGACCTCGCCGTGGAGCTACCCCGGCGCGTAA
- a CDS encoding methyltransferase domain-containing protein produces MSDRRVLVVRGNREFLLAPGETLESDLGILELPEDVEPGTTVETHLNEAFEVRRLRGPDLFDHLERTGAPMMPRDIGLVVGHTGVAAGDRVLDAGTGTGVLSAYLGRLGVDVTTYERDPEFADVARENMDLAGVTDLVDVRTGDLTDELDDLEERFDLLTLDTADAPTVVERAPDVLAPGGFVAVYSPFVESSGETVAAAREAGLSGIETLETIQREMDFDDRGSRPSTAGVGHTGYLTFARFTPELE; encoded by the coding sequence GTGAGCGACCGCCGGGTGCTCGTCGTCCGCGGCAACCGCGAGTTCCTGCTGGCGCCGGGCGAGACCCTCGAGAGTGACCTCGGCATCCTCGAGCTCCCGGAGGACGTCGAGCCCGGAACCACCGTCGAGACGCATCTGAACGAGGCCTTCGAGGTGCGGCGGCTCCGCGGTCCGGACCTCTTCGACCACCTGGAGCGCACCGGCGCGCCGATGATGCCGCGCGACATCGGCCTCGTCGTCGGCCACACCGGCGTCGCCGCGGGCGACCGGGTGCTCGACGCCGGCACCGGAACCGGCGTCCTCTCCGCGTACCTCGGCCGCCTCGGCGTCGACGTGACCACCTACGAGAGGGACCCCGAGTTCGCCGACGTCGCCCGCGAGAACATGGACCTCGCCGGCGTAACCGACCTCGTCGACGTCCGCACCGGCGACCTCACGGATGAACTCGACGACCTCGAGGAGCGCTTCGACCTCCTGACCCTCGACACCGCCGACGCCCCGACGGTCGTCGAGCGCGCGCCGGACGTGCTCGCGCCGGGCGGCTTCGTCGCGGTCTACTCGCCGTTCGTCGAGTCGTCAGGCGAGACTGTGGCGGCGGCCCGAGAGGCCGGACTCTCCGGAATCGAGACCCTCGAGACCATCCAGCGGGAGATGGACTTCGACGACCGCGGCTCCCGCCCGTCGACGGCCGGCGTCGGCCACACGGGCTACCTCACGTTCGCCCGGTTCACGCCGGAACTGGAGTGA
- a CDS encoding PUA domain-containing protein, translating into MKRDDDALETVADYQFGRGAGAALFDGEVVVQRTSSGRPQQILADGERILSYGTDGRFTLGAVGGRRLQAALEFPAYRVVVGDDSEPFVRDGKNVFAKFVREVDPAVRPGDEVLVEHYDGDLVAVGRAELSADAMLDFETGMAVKVRDGVPAE; encoded by the coding sequence ATGAAGCGCGACGACGACGCCCTCGAGACGGTGGCCGACTACCAGTTCGGCCGCGGCGCCGGCGCGGCGCTATTCGACGGCGAGGTCGTCGTCCAGCGGACGAGCTCCGGCCGCCCCCAGCAGATCCTCGCCGACGGCGAACGGATCCTCTCGTACGGGACCGACGGCCGGTTCACGCTCGGAGCGGTCGGCGGCCGCCGGCTGCAGGCGGCCCTCGAGTTTCCCGCCTACCGGGTGGTCGTCGGCGACGACAGCGAGCCGTTCGTCCGCGACGGGAAGAACGTCTTCGCGAAGTTCGTCAGGGAGGTCGACCCGGCGGTCCGGCCGGGCGACGAGGTGCTTGTCGAGCACTACGACGGCGACCTCGTGGCCGTCGGCCGGGCCGAACTCTCAGCCGACGCCATGCTCGACTTCGAGACGGGGATGGCCGTGAAGGTCCGCGACGGCGTCCCGGCGGAGTGA
- the sppA gene encoding signal peptide peptidase SppA — MNMLRTVGRIAIVTLGAALAAAVGWMLFVAFPTSTVELVGVLLVLAAAVLGLRVAGNVARSVFPGYNVAEVAVEGPITRDSGGGVPFSAPGTPGADDVVELVERADADGNAEALLLRLNTPGGAVVPSDDIRLAAEKFDGPTVAYATDVCASGGYWIASGCDELWAREGSIVGSIGVRGSRMTASDLLDKAGVEYEQFTAGEYKEAGVPFEDLDDDERAYLQGLIDDYYDQFVETVAEGRDMDDEIIRETEARVYLGEEADAIGLVDEIGTRDDVEERLEDLLEEPVETTELEPTTHIAERLRGGAERVAYAAGAGVAGQFTDADGEFRFRV; from the coding sequence ATGAACATGCTCCGAACCGTCGGCCGGATCGCCATCGTAACGCTTGGCGCCGCCCTCGCGGCCGCAGTCGGGTGGATGCTGTTCGTCGCGTTCCCGACGAGCACCGTCGAACTGGTCGGCGTCCTCCTGGTCCTCGCGGCCGCCGTCCTCGGTCTCCGCGTAGCCGGGAACGTCGCTCGCAGCGTCTTCCCGGGATACAACGTCGCCGAGGTCGCCGTCGAGGGACCGATAACCCGGGACAGCGGCGGCGGCGTTCCCTTCTCGGCGCCGGGGACGCCGGGCGCCGACGACGTCGTCGAGCTCGTCGAGCGGGCCGACGCGGACGGGAACGCGGAGGCGCTGCTGCTGCGGCTGAACACGCCGGGCGGCGCGGTCGTCCCGAGCGACGATATCCGGCTGGCCGCCGAGAAGTTCGACGGCCCGACCGTCGCCTACGCCACGGACGTCTGCGCCAGCGGCGGCTACTGGATCGCCAGCGGCTGCGACGAACTGTGGGCCCGCGAGGGCAGCATCGTCGGCTCCATCGGCGTCCGCGGCTCGCGGATGACGGCCTCGGACCTCCTCGACAAGGCCGGCGTCGAGTACGAGCAGTTCACCGCCGGCGAGTACAAGGAGGCCGGCGTCCCGTTCGAGGACCTCGACGACGACGAGCGGGCCTACCTCCAGGGGCTCATCGACGACTACTACGACCAGTTCGTCGAGACGGTCGCCGAGGGACGGGACATGGACGACGAGATCATCCGGGAGACCGAGGCGAGGGTCTACCTCGGCGAGGAGGCCGACGCCATCGGACTCGTCGACGAGATTGGCACCAGAGACGACGTAGAGGAACGCCTTGAGGACCTCCTCGAGGAACCGGTCGAGACGACGGAACTGGAGCCGACGACCCACATCGCCGAACGGCTCCGCGGCGGCGCCGAGCGGGTCGCCTACGCCGCGGGCGCCGGCGTCGCCGGTCAGTTCACCGACGCCGACGGCGAGTTTCGATTCCGGGTGTAA
- a CDS encoding 2Fe-2S iron-sulfur cluster-binding protein translates to MTDYTVEFVGTGEEITVSDKDTILKRCIEEGIAQEYSCRVGMCLACSAKIEEGEVTQPAARGLTEEEAEKYALTCMARPQSDLKLDRGKYPPSIEDDADVEASGGDDTAAADD, encoded by the coding sequence ATGACCGACTACACCGTCGAGTTCGTCGGGACCGGTGAGGAGATCACCGTCTCCGACAAGGATACCATCCTCAAGCGCTGCATTGAGGAGGGTATCGCCCAGGAGTACTCCTGCCGCGTGGGGATGTGTCTGGCGTGCTCGGCGAAGATCGAGGAGGGCGAGGTGACCCAGCCGGCGGCCCGCGGGCTGACCGAAGAGGAGGCCGAGAAGTACGCGCTGACGTGCATGGCGCGCCCGCAGTCCGACCTGAAGCTCGACCGCGGGAAGTACCCGCCGAGCATCGAGGACGACGCCGACGTGGAGGCGTCGGGCGGCGACGACACAGCGGCGGCGGACGACTGA
- a CDS encoding sugar phosphate nucleotidyltransferase produces MKAVVLAGGYATRLWPITKHRPKMLLPIGEDTVIDRIFQPLEEDDRIDEVYVSTNERFAEDFEEHIADSDFEKPRISVEETTEESEKFGVVGALGQLVEREGVDDDLLVVAGDNLIGFDLSDFVDYFLEKGSATLAAYDVGDREKAKSYGLVELDGERVVDFQEKPEEPNSTLVSIACYAFPAESIRFEEYLSGDNNPDEPGWFLQWLQSREAVNAFVFEEPWYDIGTPESYLEAIAWELDGDSVIAESADVERSTIGDNVHVMADAEIVDSTLDHSIVFEDAVVQDCEIHDTIIDEGTHIENVDLAGALLGAHTQLTNSGPQ; encoded by the coding sequence ATGAAAGCCGTCGTCCTTGCAGGGGGATACGCGACGCGCCTGTGGCCGATCACGAAGCACCGCCCGAAGATGCTCCTCCCCATCGGCGAGGACACCGTCATCGACCGGATCTTCCAGCCGCTGGAGGAAGACGACCGCATCGACGAGGTGTACGTCTCCACCAACGAGCGGTTCGCCGAGGACTTCGAGGAACACATCGCGGACAGCGACTTCGAGAAGCCCCGCATCTCCGTCGAGGAGACCACCGAGGAGTCCGAGAAGTTCGGCGTCGTCGGCGCGCTCGGCCAGCTGGTCGAGCGCGAGGGGGTCGACGACGACCTCCTCGTCGTCGCCGGTGACAACCTCATCGGCTTCGATCTCTCGGACTTCGTCGACTACTTCCTCGAGAAGGGTTCGGCGACGCTGGCCGCCTACGACGTCGGCGACCGCGAGAAGGCCAAGTCCTACGGGCTCGTGGAGCTCGACGGCGAGCGCGTCGTCGACTTCCAAGAGAAGCCCGAGGAACCGAACAGCACGCTCGTCTCCATCGCCTGCTACGCCTTCCCGGCTGAGTCGATCCGGTTCGAGGAGTACCTCTCCGGCGACAACAACCCCGACGAGCCCGGGTGGTTCCTCCAGTGGCTCCAGTCCCGGGAGGCGGTCAACGCCTTCGTCTTCGAGGAGCCCTGGTACGACATCGGGACGCCGGAGTCGTACCTGGAGGCCATCGCCTGGGAACTCGACGGCGACAGCGTCATCGCCGAGTCCGCCGACGTCGAGCGATCGACCATCGGCGACAACGTCCACGTGATGGCCGACGCCGAGATCGTCGACTCGACGCTCGACCACTCCATCGTCTTCGAGGACGCCGTCGTCCAGGACTGCGAGATCCACGACACCATCATCGACGAGGGGACCCACATCGAGAACGTCGACCTCGCTGGCGCGCTGCTCGGCGCGCACACCCAGCTGACGAACAGCGGTCCCCAGTAG